The Thunnus thynnus chromosome 2, fThuThy2.1, whole genome shotgun sequence genome includes a region encoding these proteins:
- the plbd2 gene encoding putative phospholipase B-like 2, with amino-acid sequence MASKLCKMSVYGGFSAVFKVLVVLGILYIKCEFAGAEIRSAVIDKQSGQLSVLEEYREDFVAWANFTDDIKTSGWSFLEITTSSQYNDSIQAYAAGVVEAAVTSQLIYKHWMNTLIGYCGPFTSDTGYCKRLQAFITTNLQWVQEQIKEQPSSPYWYQVQLALLQLKGLEDSYNDALSFPTGPFSLNPFGFLLFQLGGDLEDLESALNKSSQTRPLGSGSCSALIKLLPNKKELLVSHDTWNNYQSMLRIMKKYIFAFKVSPLDNLLLPGGTQAFSSYPGSIFSGDDFYILSSGLVTLETTIGNSNPDLWQFVQPSGQVMEWLRNIVANRLATTGKQWAEIFRKYNSGTYNNQWMIVDYNHFTPGKTDINEGLFVVLEQIPGIVVYSDKTQELLKKGYWASYNIPYYEEIFNASGCNKLVEEYGPWFSLDQSPRAQIFRRDQTSVTDVASMVRLMRYNNFKEDPLSRCEGCDPPANGENAISARSDLNPANGTYPFGALRQRSHGGTDMKMTSYEMFRQYGMVAVSGPTWDQVPPFQWSTSPYKDLIHMGHPDTWAFKPIKVTWTP; translated from the exons ATGGCGTCCAAGCTCTGCAAGATGTCTGTTTACGGAGGTTTTTCAGCCGTTTTTAAGGTTTTAGTAGTTTTAGGAATTTTGTACATTAAGTGTGAGTTTGCTGGAGCTGAAATACGATCAGCTGTGATTGATAAACAAAGCGGGCAGCTGTCCGTCTTAGAGGAATACCGAGAAGATTTTGTAGCTTGGGCGAATTTCACTGATGACATTAAAACATCGGG CTGGTCTTTCTTGGAGATCACTACCAGCAGTCAGTACAATGACAGCATCCAGGCTTATGCTGCCGGTGTAGTGGAGGCTGCAGTCACATCCCAG CTCATCTATAAGCACTGGATGAACACTCTGATTGGTTACTGTGGACCCTTTACGAGTGACACTGGTTACTGTAAACGCCTCCAGGCTTTCATCACAACCAATCTGCAGTGGGTTCAAGAGCAAATCAAGGAGCAGCCAAGTTCACCCTACTGGTACCAG GTGCAACTGgcgctgctgcagctgaagggTCTGGAGGACAGCTACAACGATGCGCTGTCATTTCCAACAGGGCCGTTCTCCCTCAACCCATTTGGCTTCCT ACTCTTCCAGCTGGGTGGGGATCTGGAGGACTTGGAATCGGCTCTGAACAAGTCTAGCCAAACTCGACCCCTTGGGTCCGGCTCTTGCTCTGCTCTCATTAAGCTGTTGCCAAACAAAAAGGAACTGCTGGTATCACATGACACCTGGAACAACTACCAGTCCATGCTGCGCATCATGAAGAAATACATCTTTGCCTTCAAAGTTTCTCCTTTAG acaATCTTCTTCTTCCTGGAGGAACTCAGGCATTCTCATCTTACCCTGGATCCATCTTCTCTGGAGATGACTTTTATATCCTGAGCAGTGGCTTG GTTACCCTGGAAACCACCATTGGCAACAGCAACCCTGATCTGTGGCAGTTTGTTCAGCCCTCGGGACAGGTCATGGAGTGGCTGAGGAACATCGTGGCAAATCGACTGGCTACTACGGGCAAGCAGTGGGCAGAGATATTCAGAAAGTACAACAGCGGAAC GTACAACAACCAGTGGATGATTGTGGACTATAACCACTTCACTCCAGGGAAGACTGACATTAATGAGGGTCTCTTTGTCGTGCTAGAGCAGATTCC GGGAATAGTTGTTTACAGTGATAAAACTCAGGAACTGCTGAAGAAAGGGTACTGGGCAAGTTACAACATACC ATACTATGAGGAAATATTCAACGCCAGTGGCTGCAATAAGCTGGTGGAGGAGTATGGCCCGTGGTTCTCTCTGGACCAGAGTCCTCGGGCTCAGATATTCAGGAGAGATCAGACATCTGTCACAGACGTGGCTTCAATGGTGCGCCTCATGAG ATATAATAACTTCAAGGAAGACCCATTGTCACGGTGCGAAGGCTGTGATCCACCTGCGAATGGAGAGAACGCTATCTCGGCCCGCTCGGACTTGAACCCAGCTAATGGCACATACCCATTTGGTGCCTTAAGACAGAGATCACACGGAGGAACCGACATGAAG ATGACCTCCTACGAGATGTTCCGTCAGTACGGTATGGTGGCAGTGAGCGGGCCAACATGGGACCAGGTGCCACCCTTCCAGTGGAGCACTTCCCCTTACAAAGACCTGATTCACATGGGTCATCCTGATACTTGGGCATTCAAGCCTATAAAAGTCACCTGGACTCCTTAA